From Methanococcus maripaludis, the proteins below share one genomic window:
- a CDS encoding lysine exporter LysO family protein encodes MNFTVLVLIFLILGFIVGRSMGIDFGNMYEIMLYIQILLIGIDLGKSSGLRGVKKVGKFGLLLPLFTIIGSLIGGIIASIVLNIPIKYALAIASGMGWYSLCGPILAKYSAIYGVMGFLVNLAREVLTIIGYSFVIKKFPKDMAITLGGGTSMDSTLPIIVKFGGKDIMILSFVHGFILTLLIPFITPFILMLPI; translated from the coding sequence AATTTTACAGTTTTGGTGTTAATTTTCCTAATTTTGGGATTTATTGTTGGACGAAGTATGGGAATTGACTTTGGAAATATGTATGAAATAATGCTTTACATCCAGATTTTATTAATTGGAATTGATCTTGGAAAAAGTAGCGGTCTTAGGGGAGTTAAAAAAGTTGGAAAATTTGGTCTTTTACTTCCATTATTTACAATCATCGGTTCATTAATCGGCGGAATAATTGCATCAATTGTTTTAAACATTCCTATAAAATATGCACTTGCAATTGCGTCAGGAATGGGCTGGTACAGTCTTTGTGGGCCAATTTTAGCAAAATATTCTGCAATTTATGGGGTAATGGGATTTTTGGTAAATCTTGCAAGAGAAGTTTTAACAATTATCGGCTATTCTTTTGTGATAAAAAAGTTTCCAAAAGATATGGCAATTACGCTTGGTGGTGGGACCAGCATGGATTCAACACTTCCAATAATCGTTAAATTTGGTGGAAAAGACATAATGATTCTTTCATTTGTACATGGCTTTATTTTGACGCTTTTAATCCCATTTATAACGCCGTTTATATTAATGCTTCCAATCTAG
- a CDS encoding right-handed parallel beta-helix repeat-containing protein, with the protein MTKIGYKPLIALALAVFVSMSIACAAAGGEKGTNTNYINSLPYAINDSGKYLLNISQSGIIGTAITINADDVILDGNGNYLEGDDIYWGWMGDSGVYVYDCSKVTIKDMQISKFGSGIWINNATECKILKNNASDNMDGIMAWYSDNNNIEDNFVCNNTWGISVDLSTGNKVVNNIVNYNYQAGLDIQGSNCNRFITNEVSYNTNFGIWGIMGSTNNSIIANTALNNSLYDISLDSENILKGNKYVSME; encoded by the coding sequence ATGACTAAAATTGGTTATAAACCATTAATAGCCTTGGCTCTCGCAGTATTTGTGAGTATGTCAATTGCATGTGCTGCAGCAGGTGGGGAAAAGGGAACAAATACTAATTACATAAATTCATTACCTTATGCAATAAATGATTCTGGGAAATATCTATTGAATATATCCCAATCGGGAATCATAGGCACTGCGATAACAATAAACGCAGATGATGTAATACTGGATGGAAATGGAAACTACCTCGAAGGGGATGATATCTATTGGGGCTGGATGGGTGACTCAGGAGTATACGTGTACGACTGTTCCAAGGTAACCATTAAAGATATGCAGATATCCAAATTTGGTTCCGGGATATGGATTAACAACGCTACTGAATGTAAAATTCTTAAAAATAATGCTTCAGACAATATGGATGGTATTATGGCATGGTACTCAGATAATAACAATATCGAAGACAATTTCGTATGCAATAATACCTGGGGCATATCTGTAGATTTATCAACAGGAAACAAAGTTGTCAACAACATTGTAAACTACAATTATCAAGCTGGATTGGACATTCAAGGCTCCAACTGCAACAGATTCATTACAAATGAAGTTTCATACAATACCAATTTTGGAATATGGGGAATTATGGGTTCTACAAATAATAGTATAATTGCAAACACCGCATTGAATAATAGTTTGTATGATATATCTCTTGATTCTGAAAACATCTTAAAAGGAAATAAATACGTCAGCATGGAATAA
- a CDS encoding cupredoxin domain-containing protein produces MYTYPVLLSVIFMVIFAGCQSEKPLGDSTVTFQNETTAVVLIEDFSYKPAVVTVKVGTKVTWVQKDSVRHTVTSNDGIFDSGLLSEGISWEYTFNEVGTYNYYCIPHPYMEGTVEVVE; encoded by the coding sequence GTGTACACTTATCCCGTATTATTATCCGTAATTTTTATGGTAATTTTTGCAGGATGCCAATCAGAAAAGCCATTGGGGGATTCTACAGTTACGTTTCAAAACGAAACAACAGCGGTAGTATTGATAGAGGATTTTTCGTATAAGCCTGCAGTTGTGACTGTGAAAGTTGGAACAAAAGTTACATGGGTACAAAAAGATAGTGTAAGGCATACTGTAACATCAAATGACGGAATATTTGATTCAGGACTTCTTTCAGAAGGAATATCTTGGGAATATACATTCAATGAAGTAGGGACGTATAATTACTACTGTATACCCCATCCTTATATGGAAGGAACGGTTGAAGTGGTAGAATGA
- a CDS encoding rubredoxin-like domain-containing protein translates to MDKKFFECKVCGDIHQGKNGPNPCPTCGSKDSQNEIKGYTIVKKFSECKVCQDFHWGEKAPSPCPTCMTKDSYVEITKEELPEKLGM, encoded by the coding sequence ATGGATAAAAAATTTTTTGAATGCAAAGTTTGTGGGGACATTCATCAGGGTAAAAATGGGCCAAATCCCTGTCCAACCTGCGGATCAAAAGATTCCCAAAATGAAATCAAAGGATATACGATTGTAAAAAAATTCAGTGAATGCAAAGTATGTCAAGATTTTCACTGGGGTGAAAAAGCTCCAAGTCCATGCCCAACGTGCATGACAAAGGACTCTTACGTTGAAATTACAAAAGAAGAGCTTCCAGAAAAACTTGGAATGTAA
- a CDS encoding helix-turn-helix transcriptional regulator has translation MKTRIKEYRAKYDMTQEDLGKIVGVRRETIGFLEKGKYNPSLKLAHAISKALNVKIDELFIFEEDE, from the coding sequence ATGAAAACGAGGATAAAAGAATATCGGGCAAAGTACGACATGACGCAAGAGGATCTCGGAAAAATTGTTGGAGTTAGGCGTGAAACAATAGGTTTTCTTGAAAAGGGAAAATATAATCCGTCATTAAAACTTGCTCACGCAATTTCAAAGGCGTTGAATGTGAAAATAGATGAATTATTTATTTTTGAAGAAGATGAATAA